In Plasmodium falciparum 3D7 genome assembly, chromosome: 6, the genomic window atttatattatatatatatatatatatatatatatataatatattttattatttttatttttttttttcaatatgaaaatttcaatataaaaatatttataaaaaaaaaaaaaaaatttggaatttatatttttatgttatcaattttttttttttttttttttttttttttatattaatatttttgtatatattttattttaacaaaTTACGCAACATACAAtggaaaaataattttatataaagaaaaaatatatacatatatatttatattttaatgtaaGTACAGAGAAATATACTAATGTATAATTATGGTTATACctaaatatcaaaaaaatatatttatctatatacttataattttgttatatataaactcttaaaaataatatatgtatgtacatatacacatatagaaaaaaaaaaaaaaaaaaaaaaaaaaaaaaaggtcgatggaaaataatttaatcatacatatataatatattataataaaataagtgTATATCcactatttttaattttttttttttttgatttgattatgataatattcatttattataaaggcatgaaaaaaaaaaaaaaaaaaaaataagaaacaGGAATTATCTTgttaaaagaataatattatttgaataaaaaaatttatatatgtatatcctTTAGCATATGGAtgatgtataatattatgtgcAAATAACTGATAAAAAGTCTCGTAcgtttaataattttttaaatatacatatatatatatataatatatatatatttatttatttatatatgtattattttttataattcccCTTTTTAAAAgcttatatacatatatttatttaagtacttttattatattagtaataatatccatataaataaatacgcctcttatacatttttaaaaaataaaacatatatatataaatatatgtatatttaaaaaattatgaacataagaattatatgtataaaaaaaaaaaaaaaaaaaggaaaaaattattcttgTTTGTTACTTTTTGAccttttaataatatcaggatttttttgtttgtacaAATTATTTGATGATATGTAGAATaagaaattaattttatttttcaagcaacaaaaatataaatataaatatatatacatatatatatatatatatatataaatgtgtagATTTAATAATACGTTTGTACTCTTATATAAAAgggtttatatataatttttaaaagtttTAAAGTtggataaatattataattaatatacatTTGTATGTATttctaaataaaatatttttttatatttatcacatGTAAAATTAATTACAGCATACATTGACATATCTATATTTTGTGaggattatattttttatgtgatatttattgataatattttgtaacatatttttaatttggtTAAgcaaatacatataaaaggATTGGAtgattttaaataataaattcatattattatattatattatatgttatatattatatatatatatatatatatatatatatatgtataattttttttttttaataaatagtTCTATAATTTGTACAATTTGacaatgtattttttttcacataatagctaaaatttgaaaaatagCTAGTTCATAAAattgtacaaaaaaaaaaaaaaaaaaaaaaaaaaacgcaacgaaaaaaatttatgtgCTATGGTTAAAAAAAGTTTTGATCCATCTTTACACTTTGGTAGCTTTTTGGTGATAAAAACTTATGatggtaatatatataaaggagaattattttgttatgaTATAGTTTCagatttaataataataaaaggagataataaaaatgggacatcaaatatatatgtgcttaGAATAAGTATCATACTCGACGTAGAAATAAAACCAAAggtaaaaaatacaaatgacAATATTCCAatgattaataaaaatattgttcaaaaaatagaaaaaaaagctTTGATGGATTTTGAAAAAGCAAAGTTGCGAATTGGAATTGGGATAACGGAGGAGGCCCAAGATTTGTTTGATTTTATATGGAAAACGTAagctaaaaaaataaaatcaaacaaacatattatgtatatgtgtgtgtaggTGGTggcttacatatatatatatatatatatatataatttttttttagtcaTCCGGATTGTACTtggaataataaagatatattagtATTAAATGGTGAGGTTAGGATAAAACCACCATATGGACCTAATGATTGTATAGCTAAGAATGACAAGCTGAAAGAGAGATTTGCTACTgtggtaatatatatatatatatatatatatatatatatattaattattattatgtaatgggatgttatatatattaatatttacacAAGTTCAATGTCTTTTATATCtttgtaatttatattattcatataacacttatattaattttcttcataatttttttttttttttttttttttttttgttgcaGATATCTAAATTTCGTCAAAAGCAAAAACAAGCTCAATAAAGTTTAAgaaataattcatatttacTTCCATCCTCCTTTGAAGGAATTTTCAACAATTAACatcctttatatattttataaataatataagcaCATACGcatctacatatatatatatatatatattatatccttTTTAATGTGGgcttttatttaattctttttatattctataCATGTTCAAAatctttttaatatctttttttctttctttttttgttgaactttatatatatatatatttttttatttatttattatataaatatacttgtgaatttgttaatattttgtacacataatataaaaacatttatgTTATCTTAATACATTATTAacttattaaattaattatatcttaattaaaaaaaagaaaaaaaaatgctcTTCTTATATTCAACTTTACAATAATAaatccatatttttatattgattATTAGATAAATGTAAGGTAAAATGTGTTGTATTCTGTATGAACCCTATAAACTATTATTACTCATGGTGTTCCTCCTTTTTCGAATTCCTTTCATGTCTCTAAATTTAAATTGTTCGTCCGAATGTTCTTTTTCATTCATATGGAAAGAGGCTaaaatagaataaaaaattataaataagaaataaagatttaatttaaatatttcataggtgtaaatacatatatgaagatgtaaaaacatatttttattatatagttTAACATGTGAAATGTGTGCGAaaaattcataatatataaaaaaaaaaatatatataaattatatatacacatatatacacatatatatatatatatatatatatatatttcatctttttttcgTTTTACGCATTGTTAATTTTAAGTAGAGGACGAAAAGAATAAAAGGAACAAATACAATAGCCcactaaaaaatataacaataaaaaatatatgcatatataatatattataatataagaaacaacaatagtattatatatatatatatatatatatatatatatgtcataatttttttcaccTGAACCCATGTATTTCTCAAATATTTGGCAAAATAAATCCAAAAGTCTGGTTCAGGTGGAGGGTGAGAAATAAATCCTATTTCGctcatatttaaaataatgtgcaaaagaataaataaataaatatatacatatatatatatatattgatttatttatttcccTTATGTGTGCATATTTCTctctctttattttttttatattcaacaTTAAAAtgggataaaaaaaaaaaaaaaaaaaaaaacttctcttaacttttttttttttttttttttttttttttcttttttttttaaaaaggcTAAAATGCCATTAAAAAGTAAACTTGaaataatgaataaaaaattatacgcacatgaattaatataatgtatatatgtattttatatataacaataaatacattacctatttattatacatatgaaggtcgaatttatatataaatttgaaGCAAACTAAGAGATAACAAACAGGAgattcttcatatatatatatatatatatatatatatatatatatttacactttttatattatatattcattttaaggttaaaaataaattaaaaagtttataagattataaatatatattataaatgtttttttttcctcataAAAGTGGGTTATATACATGgatagagaaaaaaaaaaaaaaattaatacaatatatatatatatatatatatatatatatatgtatatattgaaGAATaggttaaaaaatatattgagtaaacatatatatgtacataaagTTAACATTGCAAATATCAAAAGtaatgattaaaaaaaaaatatatatacatatatacatacatatatatatatatatatatataataatttacttTTTAAAGTTACCCGTACAACAAAAATAAtggatacatatattatatatatatatataatatgtaagatttaaaaaaaaaaacttttcataaatattttttgtgtatTCACGAAGCAGCTACTTGTGCGTgcatattattttgatgatTGGGCTTATTTTGATTGTTATGTCTGTTAAGAtgattttgtttattttgtttattttgcCTATTTagtttattttgtttatcttGTTTATCTTGtttgttttgtttatttttgtgataataataataattattattattattattattattattattgttattattattgttattattattgttattattattgttattattattgttattattattattgttgtgcTTATTTctggttttatttttaagctTTTTCCTAAAGTTGTCATACTTTgttttatacatatgtgtCGATGCAGCTCCCAATAAATTATTCATCAAATTTTTACTCATATTAATTtgatgaacaaaataatcaataaatattttttggtGTGCTCTAgttttaatatttacaatatctagatcaataaaaaaatcaaatgaaTTTCCAAAGATAGAATTAATAATATCTCCTGTATATAAGGGTCCTTCTTTCCATATTAATTGTTTACTACAATTTTTAACACACATAATATCTGACGATACGTTTTGTTCTTGTTCGtgttcatcatcattattgattaattcattataattCATAAGATTtgctaatttttttaattgaatattatgatataatttagcataagaaataaaataaaaagcttttttttgataagaTACATCTTTTAAGAAGATGGCTAGTTGTCGATTCGTTGGATCCGAAGAATATGTTTgattttgaatattttgaaaatttgATAAAATTTGAAAACTGATATTTGATAAAGGATCAATAAATTTAGGTGCAACTCTAATAAATAGTTCTGCATATGTTTGTTCATTGGCTGACTGTAAAGCATAAAATTTCCCTGaataattttctttaatattttgaaGAATGGTTTCATCTAATCTTGTATTTGTTAATGAATggcaaataataataataagatacATTTTATCAATAAGTTTATGTATTAAATTTTGTTGATATTTTTGTTGATTAGAGACATGTATTTTTTGcttagataaatatattagaatttgtgataatacttttatactatcattatatctttttaacatcatatatgaaaaagcaatattataaaatatactcaGATGACATAATGTCACTTTCCAATATAATGCTTTATGATTGAGTTCTATATtagaaataatttttaaagcTGTATAATAATCTcctattaatacatataaatttaataatatacaacaaGCAAAATAAGCAAATTGATATTTactatttatttcttcattatttatattataaatattattaacaaatGTACTTTTTTCTTCTAAAGGCAATGTACTAAACTCtccttttaataataaattatgtaataCTTCAAAAACAATACTACTTTCAAAAACTTCAGTATTCCGtgtaacaaataatattccCTCTTCGTTCTTTTCtaaatcttttaataattgtaATCTATAATGACACATCGATTGATAttggtatatatattctgataaaaaatcatatatcCAAACATTTGGCATAACTAATACATTATCGTTCGAATCACCTGATAAATCAGTACATATAGTcgttataaaatttaataaacatttataattatcCCAAGAATTCTTTCGATCTTCTAAagttatatcttttattataaatacatgACGATAATATAACTCCTCATATAATGAATGAATCAAATTATGAAATCTATTTTTctgtttataaaatatatcaaccAATTTTATTGAAGGCCATCTtatattcttaaaatatatttcagaTATTGTATAAAAATCAGTGTCAAACAATTTCTTTATAGCTTCAGCATTTCGATGATAAACGAAATCgtgtaaatttattaaaaatgtttcAACTTCTTCTTCAAAACTTACTATCTCCTCAATTACATTTTCTTCAACGGGGCTCACCTCAgccatttttaaaaaataagaaaaaataaatatattacaaaattttaataatatatatatatatattcaaaattgTACCCCCAACAATAatgggaaaaataaaaaaaaaaaaaaaaaaaaaataaataaataaataaataaataaataagtaaatatatatatatatataataaataaatatatataaatatattatatatgttttattttattttttattttatttttttgataggaacaatatttatttacaattAAGCCacaaatttttttctcttgtcatatattataaatatattgttttttataaattaattcatattacattaatatttatttcttaaaaattttttatttataaacatttatatttattttttttattatatcatataaaaaatagatatatatataatgttatgtatatgtatgtatgtatatatttatttatttatttatttttatattatatatatttttttaatatagaataatattatatttatataaatacatatatatattaaaattctacagttttaaatatataataaaaatatatttatatatataaatatatacatatacatatatattatatatatatatattgcaatatataaatatgttttgtgaaaaaataaaataatatttatataataataaagtattaaaatattaaagtattaaagtatatttattattaatatattcactttctgtttcaaatatataaatatatatatataatatatatatatattctttctaATTCCTTtcatttattctttttattttttctccaccataaaaaatattatatatattatatatatatataatatatatatatatatatatatatacatatatataggtgtacatataatatatatatattaaaaaagaggTGCATTCGTAAGaggttaaataaaaaaattcaatatatatatatatatattttttttaagtatatatatttttcttacaGATAtgatgcttttttttttttttttggaggctttttatacttattaacaatattaaaaaataatataataaaaaattcataattcatataatattaaaatatatatttatatatttttaagagatccaaaaaaaataaaaaaaataaaaaaaaaaaataaaaaaaataaaaaaaataaaaaaaaaaaataaaaaaaataataaaaaataataaaaaataataaaaaataataaaaaattataaaataactgtaccaatcctttttttttaattttcaaaaaaaagtaacataaatatatattgatatgtaacactatattatatatgtatattttttttttttttttttttttttttgttcttttcttttttttccttttaattgTACacagatataatatattatatacgaAATAAGGagcatattttttaatacgttaaaaatataattaaaatattcttatatattcttGTAATAAATACTTTCCTTTCTCCTTTtccaaaaatataaatcaattattttccttcgcatatttttaaaaggttataaataaatacacacatacaaaaatatgacgtatatatgatataaatatattttttaaacaacagtttgaaaaataagaaaattatttGAATGACAACATAACTTGTAtggtcattttttttatatttcaatataAAAGCAAATGAaaatgggaaaaaaaaaaaaaaaataaagtaaaacaaataatattcttttaaatagaacaagaacaaaaaataaaataaaaaataaaaataataaaataaacaatatagaaataaaattatatacgtttatatatatatatatatatatatatatatataattttatgaaaacCTTTTTATGAGTTCCTtaactttttcatttttatttgacTGGATGTATTTCATatccataatatattttaatttcaattcttcataatttttctgcataatgaaaaaaaaaaaaaataaaaaaaaaaaaaaaaaaaatatatatatatatatatatatatatgtacatataataaatacatatttggAATGGATATACAATTTGTTTATACAAACTATAtgttatgtataaaatatgttgtcctattaattttatatttatagaatGTACtctgttatttttattttattttttatgttttgttACCTTTAATATGTTGTGTTTTGTTATAAGTTTGGCATGCTTGTCAGCCATCACAACCCAATTAGTTGCTTCATCTGCCCATGATTGTAATTGATTTTCTAAATGATtaatttgaatatttttttcatttataattttttctttttccgtTAATAATGagtgtatttttatttgttcatcATGTAATTTATCTACCATCTTCTCATAATTTTTgtcattcattttatttttagatttatctatatatatttttaatttttcttcgAGTGCTTTAACCTCGTCTTTGTATTCTTTTATGCTCTTCACGTTGccatcttaaaaaaaaaaaaaaaatatatatatatatatatatatatatatatatatatatgtaatatatatattatacatatgatatatttattcatatacatTCTTATGTTCTTCCTTTTTTACCGTTATCTTTTAGGAGCTCCATTATTTTAGCTCTTTCAATTTCAAattccttttcttttcctttctaaaaaataaataaataaatatatatatatatatatatataatttatacaaaatatatatatattttttttttttgcactTATAATATTCGCCTTACCATTAGTAGGATCTTTTTTTCcatatcttttaaaattgAATCTTTTTTTGACAACTCCATTAATAACGCCCTTGACTTGTTTTCATTTTCGATTATGCTCTTTTTCATATCAGCAACGCTTTTGGTTATGTTATTTAGGTTGATATTTAaacttgaaaaaaataaaataataaaatatataaaatgaaacaattttaagaataaaaatataataatagacatatatatatatatatgtatgtatgtatgtatgtatatatttattttacctcttgataatttcatttttttttaataattcgtTGTAATATTgatctttcttttttacaATTTCCTCGACGTTTTTTAACAAATCCAATTCCTTccaataaaataaaggatAGCATAttagtatataaataaaaaaaaaaaaaaaaaaaaaaatatatacatatatatatatatatatacaaagacATGAGAAAATATaccacacatatatatatatatatatatatatatatttatattattaccttCTTGTGTtctatcattttcatttctgtatttttttcctttttaatataaacatCAGCTAAACTTTCAATcctacaaaaataaataaataaataaatatatatatatatatatatatatatccttatatattcaatttctacatttttacatttttaaagtttttcattttttgaattttttttttttttttcttcctacATTTTGGTTATTATATGCTCCTCTCCAAAAGCATCAAAGAATACGttctaaaaattaaaaaaaaaataaataaataaataaataaatatacacatatatatatatatatatatatttatttatatatatattcatgtttatatttatctattcagtcattttatatatttgcttAGATTCctaatttaatattacatataactTTTCCATtgtattttctatatattcattttgcGAATGCATGTCGCCCTTAGGAACTTCGATTTTCATATGTTCAAAAGATTTGAATgtgttattcatatttttatattttttggtaattttatttttctcaatacataatttttctaagtttttgattttctttttataaatatctttttgtgcgttcataatttttatttcattttctaacttttttttttgttctaataaattattagtGTATTGTTTTTCTTTACCCAAATTTAAACAAGcatcttttaaatataaagcCAAATTATTACATAGCATACTATTTttgtcattatatttttctgtatcttttaatatattcacatcttgtacattttttatacatgtacctttatgattattttgtGATAAATCATTTCTCTTTATAATactttgattttttttttcatttatataatcattaatatcttcatttttaggtactttttttttttctactaaCAAAGTATCCTTTATGATAGAAGACATATTATGATCatgttcttcttttttattccaGTTTTTTGTttccttattattttgaatatgTATAGGATAAGCTTGTTGtatattcatcatattctttgaaattattaagtcctttatatttttcatattatttatatttaaagaatcgttatttaaaatatttttttttattattaacttCTTATCCATATTCATTGTTCTTTCTGTTACATCTGTAGATTCTGATTTAAAAGATGAACAAGCATGATATAACTTTCTATTTTGTGGGTTCGACATTGGtaacttatttttattattacatttatatgttacATTTTCTTTCCCTTCCTCAATTttgtatatacaaatatcTTGGTTACTATAGCTTATATTCATTTCGTTTTTAACATTCCTTTGGATATTACATTTCTCTGTCTTTAAATTGTTGTCATCACAATAATTAGTCTTATTCTTTctataagaaatatttaaaatattgcacacttcttttttttcctcatCATTGTATAGAGAATCTTCCATTTGATATTTGTCTTTATTTCCATTCATGTTTCCATTTGTTCCTCCATTTGTTCCTCCATCCCTGCTTCCATTTGTTCCTCCATTCATGCTTCCATTTGTGCCTTGCTTATTTAGTTGCTCCTTATtccttttttcattaaatatacCTTGTGCATTCTCCTGCTTAGATATACAAATATCACCATCATCGATAATACCTTTTTCTTTACTGTTCTTATATTCGATCATTTTTTCTATAGTCcctatcatttttttatgatcATCCATATTGTATTTGTCTTCTTTTCCATAATTAATTGTAAGAGGGTTTGAGTTTCCCTTTTGTTTTGAACTTGaatgatttttatttttatcagaAAAATTggataattcttttatattacaattatgtatattataatcatccatatgaatattttctttattcatattttctttattcatattttctttattcatattttctttattaatcTTTTCCTTATTAATCTTTTCCTTATTAATCTTTTCCTTATTAATCTTTTCCTTATTcacattttctttattaatcttttccttattcatattttccttattaatatttataaggtCACTATTCGATGTAAGCATGATTTCTTCACAGTCGCTATCAAACATATCACTCTCCTCCATAGAGGAAAAGTTGGTTAGAGTTGACTTATCCATGTCTCTATTTTTGTACAATATTTCTTTAAGTACATCATTagtctttttattttccttaaaAACAGATGGAAAGCAAATATTTCTTCCTTCCTTTTGTTTATACGTTTTATGTAATGAATTTATTGTAATctccattttatttttctttattttattattctctGTATCATTCTTATGACAATGTTTTGTATAAGAACAACGTTCttttgtatttaatatattattattttcatgattaatatttatattattatttgtattcctattatttattttttcattcaaGTATTCTTCGTTATGTCTTTCACATGATggaaaaatgtttttttttttttccttcacAAGAGATTTGTTTATGTTATcattactttttatatatttataaatattttttttacaattatTTGCCTTTTCTACATAAGACACATTTGATTCTTcagatatataattcttttctttagtattcaaaattttcttcttaatattatctctttctctatttttattttgaaccTGATTTTCTTCTGTTTGGTTATTATCCCAGACAAAttctcttttattattatcacaacTTTTCAATTTTATACATTCTTGGTTTTTTTTCCATGAATTTTGAGACGACATAATATTTGAAGAATTCCTGCTTACATTATAACTAATATGTTTAATCAGATCAtcgatttttttttcatcttcatcttcatttattgaatataaaaattttttttccctaGTTTTAcaagaatataaatttttattattaaatgtgTCTTTTATGAATAAACTTTTATCTTTCTctttaacttttttttcttcaccataatgattattatcatcaccataatgattattatcatcaccataatgattattatcatcaccataataatttttatcatcaccataataatttttatcatcaccatcattattgttatcatcaccatcattattgttatcatcaccatcattattatcatcaccatcattattgttatcatcaccatccttattgttatcatcaccatcatatccttcttcttcattttctttattattcctTTTCCTTATCAATGCATATTCTTCTTCCTCGTTACTTTCAATTTCTGTATCATCTTCGCTATATAGAGGAGAACATTTCGATGACCTATTTATATTCGATTCACCATTGTCTTGAGAAGTATCATCATAaacttctttttcttcatatgttATGTCacttaaataattatttgtatttttattgttttccAATTTATTAATCTTGTTAAATGATTTCCCCATTTTTTCcattatataagtatattcaTTCGAACTATCATCTTCGTAAAATGATTCTTCTTCATCTCTATCGTTAGgacaattttttatattttccttatatTCGTTAATATTATGATCATCCACTTtgtccttttttattttttcatccaatatttccttttcttcCAAACGGTCATTTAATTCGGttccttttttcttattctttGGGTTCAAACTATAATTCTCTTCCTCAAc contains:
- a CDS encoding leucine-rich repeat protein; protein product: MLLDLSNNKLKSLEDCDIILEKLIELNLDYPSITYLNVSHNNIKSIKGLRAFENLRVLNISHNEVISLDDDYIPCCTEKIIADHNLLTDICFKGIEKVEEEYDEDICEENNSYEKCNNENVYKGNDNDNDDINCNNNFYCDEDDNILCGKDIIKNKTKNYKKNNYHNEQEKRNQHNNNHEKKKVTRNRSIYDSFNSNILNEKNMYTNKNLPLNKLIYLDVSYNNIKKLTTFEKYLHIINKNKREKNDSCSDDAYMNNFISNKTEQDVMILFFNSLETLHLRGNQLTNLKGLSVFKNLKVLDLRSNFINHPVQLFYILDNKNWLKKYQKNKMERKDTNYYSYFVYILKKYKNFKNLQNLFLQGNNKVLKPKYLFMSVYNVLKNINVKRKLSTDVITDNLSLDVSKKKKKKNNFVHNGESDDERNEAGRYVDCEGENKKYDEVEEGEEYEDENEDENEGEDEGEDEGEDEGEDEGEDEGEDEEEDEEEDEEEDEEEDDDFINYVEEENYSLNPKNKKKGTELNDRLEEKEILDEKIKKDKVDDHNINEYKENIKNCPNDRDEEESFYEDDSSNEYTYIMEKMGKSFNKINKLENNKNTNNYLSDITYEEKEVYDDTSQDNGESNINRSSKCSPLYSEDDTEIESNEEEEYALIRKRNNKENEEEGYDGDDNNKDGDDNNNDGDDNNDGDDNNNDGDDNNNDGDDKNYYGDDKNYYGDDNNHYGDDNNHYGDDNNHYGEEKKVKEKDKSLFIKDTFNNKNLYSCKTREKKFLYSINEDEDEKKIDDLIKHISYNVSRNSSNIMSSQNSWKKNQECIKLKSCDNNKREFVWDNNQTEENQVQNKNRERDNIKKKILNTKEKNYISEESNVSYVEKANNCKKNIYKYIKSNDNINKSLVKEKKKNIFPSCERHNEEYLNEKINNRNTNNNININHENNNILNTKERCSYTKHCHKNDTENNKIKKNKMEITINSLHKTYKQKEGRNICFPSVFKENKKTNDVLKEILYKNRDMDKSTLTNFSSMEESDMFDSDCEEIMLTSNSDLININKENMNKEKINKENVNKEKINKEKINKEKINKEKINKENMNKENMNKENMNKENIHMDDYNIHNCNIKELSNFSDKNKNHSSSKQKGNSNPLTINYGKEDKYNMDDHKKMIGTIEKMIEYKNSKEKGIIDDGDICISKQENAQGIFNEKRNKEQLNKQGTNGSMNGGTNGSRDGGTNGGTNGNMNGNKDKYQMEDSLYNDEEKKEVCNILNISYRKNKTNYCDDNNLKTEKCNIQRNVKNEMNISYSNQDICIYKIEEGKENVTYKCNNKNKLPMSNPQNRKLYHACSSFKSESTDVTERTMNMDKKLIIKKNILNNDSLNINNMKNIKDLIISKNMMNIQQAYPIHIQNNKETKNWNKKEEHDHNMSSIIKDTLLVEKKKVPKNEDINDYINEKKNQSIIKRNDLSQNNHKGTCIKNVQDVNILKDTEKYNDKNSMLCNNLALYLKDACLNLGKEKQYTNNLLEQKKKLENEIKIMNAQKDIYKKKIKNLEKLCIEKNKITKKYKNMNNTFKSFEHMKIEVPKGDMHSQNEYIENTMEKLYNVFFDAFGEEHIITKMIESLADVYIKKEKNTEMKMIEHKKELDLLKNVEEIVKKKDQYYNELLKKNEIIKSLNINLNNITKSVADMKKSIIENENKSRALLMELSKKDSILKDMEKKILLMKGKEKEFEIERAKIMELLKDNDGNVKSIKEYKDEVKALEEKLKIYIDKSKNKMNDKNYEKMVDKLHDEQIKIHSLLTEKEKIINEKNIQINHLENQLQSWADEATNWVVMADKHAKLITKHNILKKNYEELKLKYIMDMKYIQSNKNEKVKELIKRFS